The following are from one region of the Actinomycetota bacterium genome:
- a CDS encoding mechanosensitive ion channel family protein, with the protein MDAVSILAHQTPGDQLKDFWHAVRDSDWTAAGVAVAGEAAVVVGVLAATAVVAFVSRRLVRRWVSRATARGLARSKDPGRHRRAELRATTLGSVLGDVLTVVVWAAGIMTAVGTVGFSLGPLLAGAGIAGVAIGFGTQSLVKDFFTGFFILLEDQYGVGDVIQVDPDVAGLVEDISMRVTRLRSLDGTVWFVPNGEIRLLANRSKEWARALVDFQVAYGADLDNAIQGIEEVAARLRRDAEIGAKILEDVEILGVEMLGESGVTIRTFIKTLPLEQWTVSRRFRRDVKREFDARGVEIPVPHRKVIIQDEGSPAR; encoded by the coding sequence TTGGATGCTGTCTCGATCCTCGCACACCAGACACCCGGCGACCAGCTGAAGGACTTCTGGCACGCGGTCCGCGACAGCGACTGGACCGCTGCCGGCGTCGCCGTGGCGGGCGAGGCGGCGGTCGTGGTCGGCGTGCTCGCGGCGACGGCGGTCGTCGCGTTCGTCTCGCGTCGGCTGGTTCGCCGCTGGGTGAGCCGGGCCACCGCCCGTGGGCTGGCCAGGTCGAAGGATCCCGGCCGTCACAGGCGCGCTGAGCTCCGCGCCACCACGCTCGGCAGCGTCCTGGGAGACGTCCTGACGGTCGTGGTGTGGGCCGCGGGGATCATGACCGCCGTGGGCACGGTCGGCTTCAGCCTGGGACCGCTGCTGGCCGGGGCGGGGATCGCCGGTGTCGCGATCGGGTTCGGGACCCAGAGCCTGGTCAAGGACTTCTTCACGGGGTTCTTCATCCTGCTCGAGGACCAGTACGGCGTCGGTGACGTCATCCAGGTCGACCCGGACGTGGCCGGGTTGGTGGAGGACATCAGCATGCGCGTGACACGTTTGCGGTCCCTGGACGGCACGGTGTGGTTCGTACCCAACGGGGAGATCCGCCTCCTGGCGAACCGGTCCAAGGAGTGGGCGCGGGCGTTGGTCGACTTCCAGGTCGCCTACGGGGCCGACCTCGACAACGCGATCCAAGGCATCGAGGAGGTCGCCGCCCGTCTGCGTCGCGACGCCGAGATCGGAGCCAAGATCCTCGAGGACGTCGAGATCCTCGGCGTCGAGATGCTGGGGGAGTCGGGTGTGACGATCCGGACGTTCATCAAGACCCTCCCGCTGGAGCAGTGGACGGTCAGCCGCCGCTTCCGTCGTGATGTCAAACGCGAGTTCGACGCCCGCGGCGTCGAGATCCCCGTCCCGCACCGCAAGGTGATCATCCAAGACGAGGGGTCGCCAGCTCGATGA